One part of the Muntiacus reevesi chromosome 18, mMunRee1.1, whole genome shotgun sequence genome encodes these proteins:
- the LOC136149567 gene encoding intercellular adhesion molecule 5-like, giving the protein MLLFGVWALLALIPDPGAAEERFEVSVWPDQALVKYGQSLMVNCSTSCPDPGPGGIETLLKKTQVGNGPQWKEFLLEDVTQNSILQCFFSCAGIQKDINLGITVYQPPEQVIVELQPAWVAVDEAFTVTCHVPSVTPLENLTLILLQDNQELHRKNFRSLAMASQRAEVTINVKAQRENDKCNFSCHAELDLNSHGGGLFHSNSALQVLRIFEFSQSPKIWVSSLLEVGMAETVSCEVARVFPAEEVMIHMFLGDQELSPFLFWEGDTIWANATVRAMEIGDQELSCLTSLGPMEQRTSQLVHVYSFPPPILEIEEMNPLAGTEINVTCSGHILTSPSPTLRLQGAPDLPAPGEPAWLSLTASEEDDGRNLSCEASLEVQGQQLSKTTVIQLHVLYKPRFEESGCPGNQTWLEGMEQMLACVPKGNPTPVLMCTWNGTVFDLEVPQKATQNHSRTYCCTATNQLGSVSKDVAVLVEGLDEGVSSTILVIIIVALGAGMMVITVALYLNYRSCKKERRKLPYRQKEKNKEEESQFTVQQAGKYSKHNC; this is encoded by the exons ATGCTACTGTTTGGTGTCTGGGCCCTGTTGGCCTTGATCCCTGACCCAG GAGCTGCAGAGGAGCGATTTGAGGTTTCTGTTTGGCCAGATCAGGCCCTTGTAAAGTATGGACAGTCCCTTATGGTCAACTGCAGCACTAGCTGTCCAGACCCAGGACCCGGTGGAATTGAAACCTTATTAAAGAAAACCCAGGTGGGCAATGGGCCTCAGTGGAAGGAGTTTCTGCTGGAAGATGTCACACAGAATTCCATCCTGCAGTGCTTCTTCTCTTGTGCAGGGATCCAAAAGGACATAAACCTTGGCATCACTGTGTACC AGCCACCAGAGCAAGTGATCGTGGAGCTGCAGCCTGCGTGGGTGGCCGTGGATGAAGCTTTCACAGTGACATGTCATGTGCCCAGTGTCACACCCCTGGAGAACCTCACCCTTATCCTTCTCCAGGATAACCAAGAACTACACCGGAAGAATTTTAGGAGCTTAGCTATGGCTTCCCAGAGAGCTGAGGTCACCATCAATGTCAAAGCCCAAAGGGAGAATGACAAGTGCAATTTCTCCTGCCATGCAGAACTGGACCTGAATTCACATGGTGGGGGGCTCTTTCACAGCAACTCAGCCCTTCAGGTACTCCGAATCTTTG AATTTTCTCAGAGCCCCAAAATCTGGGTCTCTTCACTTCTGGAGGTTGGGATGGCAGAAACCGTGAGCTGCGAGGTGGCTAGGGTGTTCCCAGCTGAAGAGGTGATGATCCACATGTTCCTGGGAGACCAGGAGCTTAGCCCCTTTCTCTTCTGGGAAGGAGACACAATATGGGCCAATGCCACCGTTCGGGCCATGGAGATTGGTGATCAGGAGCTGTCTTGCCTTACATCTCTGGGTCCAATGGAACAGAGAACAAGCCAGCTAGTGCATGTCTATA GCTTCCCTCCACCAATCCTGGAGATAGAAGAAATGAACCCATTGGCAGGGACAGAAATTAACGTGACCTGCTCAGGGCATATTTTAACATCCCCCAGCCCTACTCTGCGGCTTCAGGGAGCCCCAGATCTTCCTGCGCCTGGGGAGCCTGCCTGGCTTTCACTTACCGCCAGTGAGGAAGATGATGGCCGGAATTTATCCTGTGAGGCCTCTTTGGAGGTTCAGGGTCAGCAGTTGAGCAAAACCACTGTGATCCAACTCCATGTCTTGT ACAAGCCACGCTTTGAGGAATCTGGTTGCCCTGGCAACCAGACCTGGCTGGAAGGGATGGAGCAGATGCTTGCCTGTGTCCCAAAGGGAAACCCGACACCGGTCTTGATGTGTACCTGGAACGGCACAGTCTTTGACCTTGAAGTGCCACAGAAGGCAACCCAGAACCACTCTAGAACCTACTGCTGCACAGCCACCAACCAGCTGGGCTCCGTCAGCAAAGACGTTGCGGTCCTTGTTGAAG GACTGGATGAAGGAGTGAGTTCCACCATCTTGGTGATTATTATTGTCGCCCTTGGAGCGGGCATGATGGTGATCACCGTAGCACTGTATCTAAACTATCGGTCCTGcaaaaaggagaggaggaaattGCCCtatagacagaaggagaagaacaaAGAAGAGGAAAGCCAGTTTACTGTTCAACAAGCAGGAAAGTACAGTAAACATAATTGTTAA